In a genomic window of Corynebacterium coyleae:
- a CDS encoding lysophospholipid acyltransferase family protein: MKLRAYRGFNVPQRFTESPAHREEAVERFYQGLVGTLRRVMRALNIDVTVIGAEHVPTEGGALIAGNHTGYADFILMGTGPYLRGERLVRFMAKQEVFDVPVLGRLLRKMHHVPVNRAHGSTAIAPAVERLRSGNLVGIFPEATISRSFELASFKTGAARIAHQAGVPLIPCVIWGSQRIWTKDLPKHFRNVPVIVRYGAPVELTGDAEADTAELKRQMQLLLDESRTEYTALAGPGTGEPWLPAALGGTAPTIEEADRIHAEERAEKAAKKGRKP; encoded by the coding sequence ATGAAACTGCGCGCCTACCGTGGATTCAACGTCCCGCAACGCTTTACTGAAAGCCCAGCCCACCGTGAGGAGGCGGTGGAGCGCTTCTACCAGGGGCTCGTGGGTACGCTACGGCGCGTGATGCGGGCGTTGAACATCGACGTGACCGTCATCGGCGCCGAACACGTCCCCACCGAGGGCGGCGCGCTTATCGCCGGTAACCACACCGGTTACGCCGACTTCATCCTCATGGGCACCGGCCCCTACCTGCGCGGCGAGCGCCTCGTGCGCTTCATGGCCAAACAGGAAGTCTTCGACGTACCCGTCCTCGGACGCCTGCTGCGTAAGATGCATCACGTGCCGGTCAACCGCGCCCACGGCAGCACCGCCATCGCGCCCGCCGTGGAGCGACTTCGCAGCGGCAACCTGGTGGGCATCTTCCCGGAAGCGACCATCTCCCGCTCGTTCGAACTTGCCAGTTTCAAAACCGGCGCCGCGCGCATCGCCCATCAGGCCGGTGTGCCGCTCATCCCGTGCGTGATCTGGGGATCGCAACGTATTTGGACCAAGGACCTGCCGAAACACTTCCGCAATGTGCCGGTCATCGTCCGCTACGGCGCACCCGTCGAACTCACCGGTGACGCCGAGGCCGACACCGCGGAACTCAAACGCCAGATGCAATTGCTTCTCGACGAATCCCGCACCGAATACACCGCACTCGCCGGCCCCGGCACAGGTGAGCCCTGGCTGCCCGCCGCCCTCGGCGGCACCGCACCCACTATTGAGGAGGCCGACCGGATCCACGCCGAGGAACGCGCCGAGAAAGCCGCGAAGAAGGGCCGGAAACCATGA
- the serS gene encoding serine--tRNA ligase, translating into MIDLKRVRENPEAVRESQRARGEDPALVDELLAADEARRSAIQAADELRAEQKAFGKKIGQAAPEDRPALLEGSNELKARVKEAEAAEAEAQEKLEKLQYSIANVIEGAPAGGEEDFVVLEHVGEVPEFDFEVKDHLDLAEPLGLIDMKRGTKVGGARFYYLTGDGAWMQLGMLMLAAQKAREAGFKLMIPPVLVRPDIMQGTGFLDAHDEEIYYLERDDMYLVGTSEVALAGLHQDEIIDLSDGPLLYAGWSSCFRREAGSYGKDTKGILRVHQFDKLEMFAYCKPEDAEEMHQKLLGLERDMLAAVEVPYRIIDVAAGDLGSSAARKYDTEAWVPSQNTYRELTSTSNCTTFQARRLQTRYRDADGKTQIAATLNGTLATTRWLVAILENNQQADGSVRVPEALRPWVGKEVLTP; encoded by the coding sequence GTGATTGATCTGAAGCGTGTGCGCGAAAACCCCGAGGCAGTCCGCGAGTCCCAGCGAGCTCGCGGAGAGGACCCAGCGCTTGTCGACGAGCTCTTGGCCGCCGACGAAGCCCGACGCTCTGCGATCCAAGCAGCAGATGAGCTGCGCGCCGAGCAAAAAGCGTTCGGTAAAAAGATTGGCCAGGCCGCTCCGGAGGACCGCCCGGCACTGCTGGAAGGCTCTAACGAGTTGAAGGCCCGCGTGAAGGAAGCCGAAGCTGCGGAAGCCGAGGCGCAGGAGAAGCTGGAGAAGCTGCAGTACTCCATCGCCAACGTCATCGAGGGCGCCCCGGCTGGCGGCGAAGAGGATTTCGTGGTCCTCGAGCACGTCGGCGAGGTCCCCGAGTTCGACTTTGAGGTCAAGGACCACCTGGACCTCGCCGAGCCGCTCGGCCTGATCGACATGAAGCGCGGCACCAAGGTCGGCGGCGCGCGCTTCTACTACCTCACCGGCGACGGCGCCTGGATGCAGCTGGGCATGCTCATGCTCGCAGCTCAGAAGGCACGCGAGGCTGGCTTCAAGCTCATGATTCCGCCGGTGCTGGTACGCCCGGACATTATGCAGGGCACGGGCTTCCTCGACGCGCACGACGAGGAGATTTACTACCTGGAGCGCGACGATATGTACCTCGTCGGCACCTCCGAGGTCGCGCTTGCCGGCCTGCACCAGGACGAGATCATCGACCTGTCCGACGGCCCGCTGCTCTACGCCGGCTGGTCCTCCTGCTTCCGCCGCGAGGCCGGCTCCTACGGCAAGGACACGAAGGGCATTTTGCGCGTCCACCAGTTCGACAAACTCGAAATGTTTGCCTACTGCAAGCCGGAAGACGCAGAGGAGATGCACCAGAAGCTCCTTGGCCTGGAGCGCGACATGCTCGCCGCCGTTGAGGTGCCGTACCGCATCATCGACGTCGCAGCCGGCGACCTCGGCTCCTCGGCAGCCCGTAAGTACGACACGGAAGCGTGGGTGCCGTCGCAAAACACCTACCGCGAACTGACGTCTACCTCGAACTGCACCACCTTCCAGGCTCGTCGTCTGCAGACGCGCTACCGCGACGCCGACGGCAAGACCCAGATTGCCGCAACCCTCAACGGCACCTTGGCCACCACCCGCTGGCTCGTCGCCATCCTGGAGAACAACCAGCAGGCCGACGGTTCCGTGCGCGTCCCTGAGGCGCTGCGTCCGTGGGTTGGCAAGGAAGTGCTCACGCCCTAA
- a CDS encoding GntR family transcriptional regulator codes for MPTRITDGPVPKHEQLRAIIDELISTELSPGDPLPGERALEEAYGVSRITVRRAIGDLVSAGRLRRVRGKGTFVAPAPLVSRLHLASFSDEMRAQRVEASSRILLSERTTPPDAVATFFGTPPTTEHIRLRRLRLGDGEPYAVDDAWYNSILVPDLLENDVYHSVYTLLENEYGLGITEAEQTVTAVTAGPDNAPLLDVTPDTALLHILRYARSGGSNVEYCSSVYRTDRYRLTTRVAREVE; via the coding sequence ATGCCCACCCGCATCACTGACGGCCCCGTGCCCAAGCATGAGCAGCTGCGCGCGATTATCGACGAGCTGATCTCCACCGAGCTCTCCCCCGGCGACCCCCTGCCTGGCGAGCGGGCATTAGAAGAGGCCTACGGCGTGTCTCGCATCACGGTGCGTCGCGCGATCGGAGATCTTGTGTCCGCTGGCCGTTTGCGCAGGGTGCGCGGCAAAGGCACGTTTGTGGCGCCTGCCCCGCTGGTGAGCCGTCTGCACCTGGCGAGTTTTTCGGACGAGATGCGAGCGCAGCGGGTGGAGGCGTCGTCGAGAATCTTGCTCTCTGAGCGCACGACTCCGCCGGACGCGGTGGCCACGTTCTTTGGCACCCCGCCCACGACTGAGCACATCCGCCTGCGGCGCTTAAGGCTTGGCGACGGCGAACCGTACGCCGTCGACGACGCCTGGTACAACTCCATCCTTGTGCCTGACCTGCTGGAAAACGACGTCTACCACTCCGTGTACACCCTGCTGGAAAACGAATACGGGCTGGGCATCACAGAAGCGGAGCAGACCGTCACCGCCGTCACGGCAGGCCCCGACAACGCACCGCTTCTCGACGTCACCCCGGACACCGCCCTGCTCCACATCCTGCGCTACGCCCGCAGTGGCGGCAGCAACGTGGAGTATTGCTCCTCGGTGTACCGCACGGACCGCTACCGGCTGACTACACGGGTCGCCCGCGAAGTGGAATAA
- a CDS encoding septum formation family protein, producing MASKQTALRAFLIATLAGTVGAGTYGLTADSSGSANPADGSSTSSSVAEAASFTTADAGSCLTWQVAEDGTHTNFEQADCAGEHRFEVAAREDLATYPTSEFGPEAPLPNQTRQAQLREELCGAATLRYLDGKYDPNGRYSIAPILPPADAWQNGDRTMLCGLQETDSNGEPVLTSGRVAEADQARVFEAGECVAIDAANSLSVVPCDKPHQLEITSRVNLAKHFADHTPSVEEQDKYLGDVCTQAAQDYLGSEEALYQIALRPFWTSQTPAAWEGGSRSANCALMFSRPEGQFANLTGSATQGREHLLIDDAPPPARPERRPLRSEQQANQSQAPAPEAPAPAPEAPAPEAPAPAPAAPVQF from the coding sequence ATGGCTTCGAAACAGACCGCGCTGCGCGCCTTTCTCATCGCCACTCTGGCGGGCACGGTGGGCGCTGGCACCTACGGACTGACCGCCGATAGTTCCGGCTCCGCGAACCCGGCGGACGGCTCGTCTACCTCGAGTTCTGTTGCGGAGGCGGCGTCGTTCACCACCGCCGACGCCGGCTCGTGTTTGACGTGGCAGGTTGCCGAAGATGGCACCCATACCAACTTTGAGCAGGCGGATTGCGCCGGCGAGCACCGCTTCGAGGTTGCCGCGCGCGAGGACCTGGCCACCTACCCCACCTCCGAGTTCGGGCCCGAGGCGCCGCTGCCAAACCAGACCCGCCAGGCGCAACTGCGCGAGGAACTCTGTGGCGCGGCAACCCTGCGCTACCTGGACGGCAAGTACGACCCGAACGGGCGTTACTCCATCGCTCCGATCCTGCCGCCGGCCGACGCGTGGCAAAACGGGGACCGCACCATGCTGTGCGGCCTGCAGGAAACCGACAGCAACGGCGAGCCGGTGCTGACCTCCGGCCGAGTTGCGGAGGCGGACCAGGCCCGCGTGTTTGAGGCCGGCGAGTGCGTGGCCATCGACGCCGCCAACTCCCTGTCGGTGGTGCCATGCGACAAGCCGCACCAGTTGGAGATCACCAGCCGCGTCAACCTGGCAAAACACTTCGCGGACCACACCCCGTCCGTCGAGGAGCAGGACAAGTACCTCGGCGACGTGTGCACTCAGGCCGCGCAGGATTACCTGGGCAGCGAGGAAGCGCTCTACCAGATCGCGCTGCGCCCCTTCTGGACCTCGCAGACCCCGGCCGCCTGGGAGGGCGGTTCCCGCAGCGCCAATTGTGCGTTGATGTTCTCGCGCCCGGAGGGCCAGTTTGCCAACCTCACCGGGTCTGCGACGCAGGGCCGCGAGCATTTGCTTATCGACGACGCCCCGCCACCCGCACGCCCCGAACGCCGCCCGTTACGCTCTGAGCAGCAGGCGAACCAGTCGCAGGCTCCAGCCCCCGAGGCACCAGCCCCGGCCCCTGAGGCCCCAGCCCCCGAAGCGCCAGCCCCGGCTCCTGCGGCTCCGGTGCAGTTCTGA
- a CDS encoding metallopeptidase family protein, which yields MAPVSDELFEEMINDALDTIPDRFAEHMQNMVILARDFNPDDPTLLGLFEGVPLTEQHSNHSGFLPDAVFIYKNALEAICADEEQLRHEVKVTVLHEVGHYFGLEEHELHALGWG from the coding sequence ATGGCCCCGGTCAGCGACGAGCTGTTCGAGGAGATGATCAACGACGCGTTGGACACCATCCCGGACCGCTTCGCCGAACACATGCAGAACATGGTGATTTTGGCCCGCGACTTCAACCCCGACGACCCCACATTGCTTGGCCTGTTCGAGGGCGTGCCGCTGACCGAGCAGCACTCCAACCATTCCGGGTTCCTTCCCGATGCGGTGTTCATCTACAAAAACGCACTCGAAGCCATCTGCGCTGACGAGGAGCAGTTGCGCCACGAGGTGAAGGTGACTGTCCTGCACGAGGTCGGCCACTACTTCGGGCTAGAGGAACACGAGCTGCACGCCCTCGGCTGGGGTTAG
- the pheA gene encoding prephenate dehydratase, with amino-acid sequence MTRIAYLGPEGTFTEEAARRFDSTGQAEFVPVDSPAAALKAVAEGKTDWAVCAIENSVDGAVTTTADALVDTPGVQIYAETELSIAFAIMTRAGETLGSARRLATHPVAYSQVKRWVGEHAPGVEFVPASSNAAAAKMVADGEADVAAAPERAADLFGLDVHARGVADMETARTRFVLVGKQGKVPAATGNDRTAIVFRTPNKPGTLVGALQEFAVRGVDMSRIESRPTRKEPNTYNFFVDLVGHIDDDPIAQAIAAVGEQTTQIRMLGSWPKA; translated from the coding sequence ATGACACGAATTGCGTATCTCGGACCCGAGGGCACCTTCACCGAGGAGGCGGCGCGCCGCTTCGACTCCACAGGCCAAGCCGAGTTCGTCCCGGTTGACTCGCCTGCGGCGGCGCTCAAAGCGGTCGCGGAAGGCAAGACCGATTGGGCGGTGTGCGCGATTGAGAACTCCGTCGACGGTGCGGTGACCACCACCGCCGACGCGCTCGTCGACACCCCCGGCGTGCAGATCTACGCCGAGACGGAACTGTCCATCGCGTTCGCCATCATGACACGCGCGGGCGAAACACTGGGCAGCGCCCGCCGCTTGGCCACCCATCCGGTGGCGTACAGCCAGGTCAAACGCTGGGTTGGTGAGCACGCGCCGGGCGTGGAGTTCGTCCCGGCGTCCTCGAACGCGGCCGCGGCGAAGATGGTCGCGGACGGCGAGGCGGACGTGGCGGCCGCGCCCGAGCGCGCCGCGGACCTGTTCGGCCTGGACGTTCACGCCCGTGGGGTGGCGGATATGGAGACGGCGCGGACGCGGTTTGTGCTCGTCGGTAAGCAAGGCAAGGTACCGGCCGCAACAGGCAACGACCGCACCGCCATCGTCTTTCGCACCCCCAACAAACCAGGCACCCTGGTCGGCGCGCTACAAGAGTTCGCGGTGCGCGGGGTGGACATGTCGCGCATCGAGTCGCGCCCGACCCGCAAAGAGCCCAACACGTACAACTTCTTCGTCGACCTTGTGGGCCACATTGACGACGACCCCATCGCCCAGGCGATTGCCGCCGTGGGGGAGCAGACGACGCAGATACGCATGCTCGGGAGCTGGCCGAAGGCCTAA
- a CDS encoding DUF2891 family protein, producing the protein MHELWARTVVEVVGREYPAAMHHASACPTDTDVTPRRLHPAFWGSYDWHSCVHMLASGVKLHKLVSDPSLTALLNQRLTADNIAAEAVYLREHPLYERPYGWAWALQLCKVTLGTPWEAAMTPLASQLEGNITAWLGTQQLPVRHGVHSNSALALLLIIDAADALGLHKLRLLCDDTARAWFHNDHAYPHTWELSGHDFVPNGLAQAALMQRVLGEDFPAWLDCFFTPGALEFYATPLQVNDPEDGQQAHLLGLMLTRAWLLRAIGKPEGTQMLIDTTVPHLTGTNFMATHWLITYALLAEETAQEKK; encoded by the coding sequence ATGCACGAATTGTGGGCGCGCACCGTCGTCGAGGTTGTCGGCCGGGAGTATCCGGCGGCGATGCACCACGCGAGCGCCTGCCCGACCGACACGGACGTCACCCCGCGTCGCCTGCACCCGGCGTTTTGGGGTTCCTACGACTGGCATTCGTGCGTGCACATGCTGGCCAGTGGGGTGAAGTTGCACAAGCTAGTCAGCGACCCCTCGCTTACCGCCCTGCTCAACCAGCGCCTGACCGCCGACAACATCGCCGCCGAGGCCGTCTACCTGCGTGAGCACCCGCTGTACGAGCGGCCGTATGGCTGGGCGTGGGCGCTGCAACTCTGCAAGGTCACGCTCGGCACCCCGTGGGAGGCCGCGATGACGCCGCTGGCCAGCCAACTCGAGGGGAACATCACCGCGTGGCTGGGCACGCAGCAGTTGCCGGTGCGCCACGGTGTGCATAGCAACTCCGCGCTCGCGCTGCTGCTGATCATCGACGCCGCCGACGCACTCGGCCTCCACAAGCTCCGCTTGCTTTGCGACGACACCGCCCGCGCCTGGTTCCACAACGACCACGCCTACCCACACACCTGGGAACTGTCCGGCCACGACTTCGTCCCCAACGGGCTGGCGCAGGCAGCCCTGATGCAGCGCGTACTCGGCGAGGATTTCCCCGCCTGGCTAGACTGCTTCTTCACTCCGGGTGCGCTGGAGTTCTACGCCACCCCCCTCCAGGTCAACGACCCCGAGGACGGCCAGCAGGCCCATCTGCTCGGGCTAATGCTGACGCGGGCGTGGTTGCTGCGGGCCATCGGTAAGCCAGAGGGCACGCAGATGCTTATCGACACCACCGTGCCCCACCTCACCGGCACCAACTTCATGGCCACACACTGGCTGATCACCTACGCGCTACTCGCTGAAGAAACAGCACAGGAGAAGAAATGA
- a CDS encoding CPBP family intramembrane glutamic endopeptidase has protein sequence MQRRLKIEILLVLAVTFGTAGLRAALRLIDSLLKAPLNQQTTTIYDATSTIPWLDLALQACSALTLFAWGGLAWFLLDEHWRLPRLPDLARGAGFAALIGLPGLAFYVAAVHLGLSKVVVPTTEAVQIPTSLLWSLANGFGEEIVVVMYLVTRLRQLGWKPWQFIAASAVLRGSYHLYQGVSAGLGNIVMGVVFAWYFHKTGRIWPLIIAHFLIDAVAFIAYPLLDLSWLGI, from the coding sequence ATGCAACGGCGCCTAAAGATAGAGATCCTGCTGGTCCTCGCCGTCACGTTCGGCACCGCGGGCCTGCGTGCAGCCCTGCGCCTGATCGACTCGCTGCTCAAAGCCCCGCTCAACCAACAAACCACCACAATTTACGACGCCACCTCCACCATCCCATGGCTCGACCTCGCCCTCCAGGCATGCTCAGCGCTGACCCTGTTCGCGTGGGGTGGACTCGCATGGTTTCTTCTCGACGAGCACTGGCGCCTACCCCGCCTCCCCGACCTCGCCCGCGGCGCCGGATTCGCCGCCCTGATCGGCCTGCCCGGGCTCGCGTTCTACGTCGCCGCCGTACACCTCGGCCTATCCAAGGTTGTCGTGCCGACCACCGAGGCCGTACAGATCCCCACCTCCCTGCTGTGGTCGTTGGCAAACGGCTTCGGCGAAGAAATCGTCGTGGTGATGTACCTCGTCACCCGCCTGCGCCAACTCGGGTGGAAGCCCTGGCAGTTCATCGCCGCCTCCGCCGTGCTGCGCGGGTCCTACCACCTGTATCAGGGCGTCTCGGCAGGCCTGGGCAACATCGTCATGGGCGTGGTGTTTGCCTGGTACTTCCACAAAACCGGGCGCATCTGGCCGCTGATCATCGCCCACTTCCTCATCGACGCCGTGGCGTTTATCGCCTACCCGCTCCTCGACCTGTCGTGGCTCGGAATCTAA
- a CDS encoding LCP family protein, with protein MSTTPHSNDPRDNAGEFVLGKDGKPLVDRYGRPVRRRPSQPARPADSRTERRVEPHAERRVEPGHTVYEPRPAYEPRRAPQYPPREASRPVQYRPGQRPAQGQYRPAQRQAPRDERPMPLQVSKRRERSAGRRRQAKRPGCGSIIALIIVIALASVLLTDARLNRVAALPDEQIGNTAGTNWLLVGSDSRTGLSERDVERLGTGGDIGSTRTDTIMLLHLPLRGKATLMSIPRDSYLPVPGYGYDKINAAFALGGPELLVQTVEQNTGLHIDRYAEIGMGGIAGVVDAVGGVEICVAEPIDDPLANLFVEPGCQKMDGPTALGYVRTRATAQGDLDRVVRQREFLSALTSRVFSPAVFLNPFRVGRLLWVAPTLLTVGSGDHVWNLARIAFAMRGGLDTETVPIGGFADTEVGNVVLWDDEAAEALFARLR; from the coding sequence ATGTCAACGACGCCCCACTCCAACGACCCCCGCGACAACGCGGGCGAGTTCGTCCTGGGCAAAGACGGAAAACCCCTCGTCGACCGCTACGGCCGGCCCGTCCGCCGCCGGCCCTCGCAGCCTGCGCGGCCTGCGGATTCCCGCACAGAGCGCCGTGTGGAGCCTCACGCGGAGCGCCGCGTCGAACCGGGCCACACCGTGTACGAGCCGCGTCCCGCCTACGAGCCGCGCCGCGCACCCCAGTACCCGCCACGCGAAGCTTCACGGCCGGTGCAGTACCGGCCCGGACAGCGCCCAGCGCAGGGCCAGTACAGGCCCGCGCAGCGTCAGGCACCCCGTGATGAACGGCCGATGCCGCTGCAGGTGTCCAAGAGGAGGGAAAGGTCGGCGGGGCGTCGTCGTCAAGCAAAACGCCCTGGATGCGGCAGCATCATCGCCCTCATCATCGTGATCGCGCTCGCGTCCGTCCTCCTTACCGACGCCCGCCTCAACCGCGTCGCCGCACTCCCCGACGAACAAATCGGCAATACAGCCGGCACCAACTGGCTCCTCGTCGGTTCCGACTCACGCACGGGCCTGAGCGAACGCGACGTCGAACGGCTCGGCACCGGCGGCGACATCGGCTCCACACGCACCGACACCATTATGCTGCTCCACCTGCCCCTACGCGGCAAAGCAACCCTGATGTCCATCCCGCGCGACTCCTACCTGCCAGTACCCGGATACGGCTACGACAAAATCAACGCCGCGTTCGCCCTCGGCGGCCCCGAACTCCTCGTGCAGACCGTCGAGCAAAACACCGGGCTACACATCGACCGCTACGCCGAAATCGGCATGGGCGGCATCGCCGGCGTTGTCGACGCCGTCGGAGGCGTGGAAATCTGCGTTGCCGAACCTATCGACGACCCCCTCGCCAACCTGTTCGTCGAGCCCGGCTGCCAAAAGATGGACGGCCCCACCGCACTCGGCTACGTACGCACCCGCGCTACCGCCCAAGGCGACCTCGACCGCGTCGTCCGCCAACGCGAATTCCTCAGCGCATTGACCTCACGAGTGTTCTCACCTGCGGTGTTCCTCAACCCGTTCCGTGTTGGACGCCTGCTATGGGTCGCGCCAACCCTGCTCACCGTCGGTTCCGGCGACCACGTTTGGAACCTCGCCCGCATCGCCTTCGCTATGCGCGGCGGCCTTGACACCGAGACCGTGCCCATCGGCGGCTTCGCCGACACCGAAGTGGGCAACGTGGTGCTCTGGGACGACGAGGCAGCCGAAGCCCTGTTCGCCCGGCTGCGGTAG
- a CDS encoding alanine/glycine:cation symporter family protein, which yields MEGFIATLNGLIWSNWLVFLCLGAGAYFTLVTLFLQIRCLPDMIRQLKSGEKSEEGISSFQSLMISLAGRVGVGNIAGVATAIAFGGPGAVFWMWLVALLGSATSFIECCLAQIYKETDRDTGEYRGGPAYYIEKAYKHTTAAPFMLVYAIIFAICMLLATSYFLPGIQANGVAAAVDNAWGIDVKISAAVMAILLAFIIIGGVKRIANFASMVVPFMAAIYIIIAIVVLFANASDIPEVFGIIFRSAFDKEAAFSGMLGAAIMWGVKRGIYSNEAGQGTGPQSAAAAEVSHPAKQGFVQSFAVYIDTLFVCSATAFIIISTDMYKVFEGQSEDGAVVYDGSLPDGVPVGPGFVQEGLNSFSAGLGPSFIALAIMFFAFTTVLAYYYMAETNSVYLNRWVKNEGARKAIIWGLRVLIIAAVFIGATTTPGNAWALGDIGVGATAWLNIVAILFLQVPALKCLWDYRRQKKAGIDPHFDPEALGIKNADFWVERKNELIAAGKWPGVEGTAGAAGAGSGSTVVRPDEQ from the coding sequence ATGGAAGGGTTCATCGCCACCCTCAATGGCCTCATTTGGTCCAACTGGTTGGTATTCCTGTGCCTCGGCGCAGGCGCATACTTCACACTCGTCACCCTGTTCCTGCAGATCCGTTGCCTGCCGGACATGATCCGCCAACTGAAATCCGGCGAAAAGTCCGAGGAAGGCATCTCCTCGTTCCAATCCCTGATGATCTCCCTGGCCGGCCGTGTCGGCGTCGGCAACATCGCCGGCGTCGCCACCGCCATCGCCTTCGGCGGCCCCGGCGCAGTCTTCTGGATGTGGCTCGTCGCCCTACTCGGCTCCGCAACCTCGTTCATCGAGTGCTGCCTCGCCCAGATCTACAAGGAAACCGACCGCGACACCGGCGAATACCGCGGTGGCCCCGCCTACTACATCGAAAAGGCCTACAAGCACACCACCGCCGCACCATTCATGCTGGTCTACGCCATCATCTTCGCAATCTGCATGCTGCTGGCAACCTCCTACTTCCTCCCCGGCATCCAGGCCAACGGCGTAGCCGCAGCCGTGGACAACGCATGGGGCATCGACGTCAAGATCTCCGCAGCCGTCATGGCGATCCTCCTCGCCTTCATCATCATCGGCGGCGTGAAGCGCATCGCGAACTTCGCATCCATGGTCGTCCCGTTCATGGCCGCCATCTACATCATCATCGCCATCGTCGTCCTCTTCGCCAACGCCTCCGACATCCCCGAAGTCTTCGGCATCATCTTCCGCTCCGCCTTTGACAAGGAAGCAGCATTCTCCGGCATGCTCGGCGCAGCCATCATGTGGGGTGTCAAGCGCGGCATCTACTCCAACGAAGCAGGCCAGGGCACCGGACCGCAGTCCGCAGCAGCCGCCGAGGTCTCCCACCCGGCTAAGCAGGGCTTCGTCCAGTCCTTCGCCGTCTACATCGACACCCTCTTCGTCTGCTCCGCAACCGCCTTCATCATCATCTCCACCGACATGTACAAGGTGTTCGAAGGCCAGTCCGAAGACGGCGCCGTAGTCTACGACGGCTCGCTTCCCGACGGCGTGCCCGTCGGCCCCGGCTTCGTCCAAGAAGGCCTGAACTCCTTCTCCGCCGGCCTCGGCCCATCCTTCATCGCGCTGGCCATCATGTTCTTCGCCTTCACCACCGTGCTGGCGTACTACTACATGGCAGAAACCAACTCCGTCTACCTCAACCGCTGGGTAAAGAACGAAGGCGCCCGTAAGGCCATCATCTGGGGCCTACGCGTCCTGATCATCGCTGCCGTGTTCATCGGCGCAACCACTACCCCGGGCAACGCGTGGGCACTCGGCGACATCGGCGTGGGCGCAACCGCATGGCTCAACATCGTCGCCATCCTCTTCCTGCAGGTCCCGGCCCTCAAGTGTCTGTGGGACTACCGCCGCCAGAAGAAGGCCGGTATCGACCCGCACTTCGACCCCGAGGCCCTCGGCATCAAGAACGCCGACTTCTGGGTTGAGCGCAAGAACGAGCTCATCGCCGCTGGCAAGTGGCCCGGCGTTGAGGGCACCGCAGGTGCTGCTGGTGCTGGCTCTGGCTCGACGGTCGTGCGACCAGACGAGCAGTAA